The following are from one region of the Rhodopirellula sp. P2 genome:
- a CDS encoding NADH:ubiquinone reductase (Na(+)-transporting) subunit D yields the protein MAAPKVGKVLFGPVIDNNPIALQILGICSALAVTTSIQVSIVMALAVIAVTGCSNAAVSSIRHYIPGSIRIIVQMTVIASLVIVVDQVLKAYMYEISKQLSVFVGLIITNCIVMGRAEGFAMKNGVWISFLDGIGNGLGYGLVLIVVAFFRELFGSGSLLGFELFQLDRNGGWYNPNNLMLLPPSAFFIIGFMIWVIRLNKPEQIEEA from the coding sequence ATGGCTGCCCCCAAAGTCGGCAAGGTCCTGTTTGGACCCGTCATCGACAACAACCCAATCGCGTTGCAGATCCTGGGCATTTGTAGTGCTCTGGCTGTGACGACCAGCATCCAGGTTTCGATCGTCATGGCTCTCGCTGTGATCGCGGTGACCGGGTGTTCGAACGCGGCGGTGTCGTCCATTCGTCACTACATTCCCGGCAGCATTCGGATCATCGTTCAGATGACCGTGATCGCATCGCTGGTGATTGTCGTCGACCAAGTGCTGAAGGCGTACATGTACGAAATCAGCAAACAACTTTCGGTCTTCGTGGGGCTGATCATCACCAACTGCATCGTCATGGGACGTGCGGAAGGCTTCGCCATGAAGAATGGCGTTTGGATCAGTTTCTTGGACGGAATTGGCAACGGGCTGGGCTACGGATTGGTCCTGATCGTCGTCGCGTTTTTCCGCGAATTGTTCGGCAGCGGGTCGCTGTTGGGCTTTGAACTCTTTCAACTGGACCGCAACGGCGGCTGGTACAACCCGAACAACTTGATGCTGTTGCCGCCCAGTGCGTTCTTCATCATTGGGTTCATGATTTGGGTGATCCGTTTGAACAAACCCGAACAAATCGAAGAGGCCTAA